A single window of Actinomycetota bacterium DNA harbors:
- a CDS encoding 2-oxoacid:acceptor oxidoreductase family protein, which translates to MERLVEIRWHGRGGQGAVTAAKFLAEAALAEGKYVQAFPEYGPERMGAPIQAFTRLSSDPIRTYCGIENPKVVVVLDPTLLNVIDVAQGLVEDGVLIVNTPEPPSRIKERLGLEKAKVYTVDASTIAHEELGRPIPNTPMIGALIKATEVLGLGSVTEHFQEVFADKFSPKVIEGNVKAIRRAFKEVKSG; encoded by the coding sequence GTGGAGAGACTTGTGGAGATAAGGTGGCATGGGAGGGGAGGTCAAGGAGCGGTTACTGCAGCCAAATTTCTAGCCGAAGCGGCTTTAGCCGAAGGGAAATACGTCCAGGCTTTCCCCGAATATGGACCGGAGAGGATGGGTGCACCCATTCAGGCTTTCACTCGTCTCTCTTCGGATCCCATCCGCACTTACTGCGGCATAGAAAATCCGAAAGTTGTGGTTGTTTTAGATCCTACCCTTCTCAATGTCATTGACGTTGCTCAAGGATTGGTCGAGGACGGCGTCCTCATAGTGAACACGCCTGAACCACCTTCAAGGATCAAGGAAAGACTCGGTTTAGAAAAAGCGAAAGTTTACACCGTCGATGCCTCGACCATCGCTCATGAGGAATTGGGAAGACCCATCCCGAACACACCCATGATCGGTGCCCTCATCAAGGCTACCGAAGTTCTGGGACTCGGGAGCGTAACGGAGCATTTCCAGGAGGTATTTGCGGATAAGTTCTCGCCGAAAGTCATCGAGGGAAATGTTAAAGCCATTCGGCGAGCTTTTAAGGAGGTGAAGAGCGGATGA
- a CDS encoding 4Fe-4S binding protein, which produces MKEWCAEKLMPGALIPLSGTARWYRTGSWRSEHPVWNEETCKQCLICWIYCPDGAIKVKEGKVIGIDYDYCKGCGICAVECSPEAIKMAEGGEPDG; this is translated from the coding sequence ATGAAAGAATGGTGCGCGGAGAAGTTGATGCCCGGTGCGCTAATCCCCTTAAGCGGAACAGCTCGATGGTATAGAACGGGAAGTTGGCGTTCGGAGCACCCAGTTTGGAACGAGGAGACCTGTAAGCAATGTCTCATCTGTTGGATTTACTGTCCCGATGGAGCGATCAAGGTTAAGGAGGGAAAGGTGATTGGGATAGACTATGATTATTGCAAGGGCTGTGGGATTTGCGCAGTTGAATGCTCACCAGAGGCCATAAAGATGGCGGAAGGCGGTGAGCCAGATGGCTAA